The Dysgonomonadaceae bacterium PH5-43 sequence CAATTCTTTTGAGTTTTCTTCGTTATATTTGTGTTCTCAATTCAAAAAATATGAACAGATTCTTTATTTTTTGCTTACTATTAATTATTCCGTTAAATATATTCGGACAGGCTGGTAAATCAACATTCGATTACCTACTGCTTCCACAATCAGCTCGAACATCTGCTTTAGGAGGTAACAATGTATCTCTTATCGAAACTGATGTATCTCTTATATACGACAATCCTGCCGCTCTGGGAATAGAGATGGATATGGTATTAAACGCAAGTTATATGTCGTATATCTCGGATATAAACATCGGGAACGTTGCTTTTGCCAAGCGAATAGGTGAAAGTAGTGCTCTTGGCATTGGTGCTATGTTTAGCAATTATGGTAATATGCAAGAAACCATAGACGGAAACGTTGTTGGCGATCTTAATGCCAGCGACATTTGCGGAAATGTGTTTTTTGCTCACGACCTTACAAGTAAGTTAAGAGGTGGTATTGCTGCTAAATTCTTTTACTCTAACTATCATCACAATACAGCCATAGGATTAGGTGTTGATTTAGGTCTTAGTTATTACGACGAAGAGCGTAAATTTTCTTTCGGTTTAGTGGGTAAAAACATAGGACGACAAATTAAATCGTACGACGAAGAACTATATAGCTTACCTTGGGATATTCAATTAGGATTTTCTAAAAGGCTACCACACGCTCCTATCCGTTTATCACTAACAGCTCTTCATCTTAAACAATGGGAGTTCGACAATTACAACGGCAAAAAAGACTCGTTCTTCAAAACCCTAACCAAACACTTCATTATAGGAGTAGACATTATACCAAGCGACAACTTTTGGATTGGCGTAGGTTATAACGTTAAAAGAGGAGCCGATATGAAGATAGAAAATGGAAACAAGTTTGGAGG is a genomic window containing:
- a CDS encoding hypothetical protein (product_source=Hypo-rule applied; superfamily=56935), which gives rise to MNRFFIFCLLLIIPLNIFGQAGKSTFDYLLLPQSARTSALGGNNVSLIETDVSLIYDNPAALGIEMDMVLNASYMSYISDINIGNVAFAKRIGESSALGIGAMFSNYGNMQETIDGNVVGDLNASDICGNVFFAHDLTSKLRGGIAAKFFYSNYHHNTAIGLGVDLGLSYYDEERKFSFGLVGKNIGRQIKSYDEELYSLPWDIQLGFSKRLPHAPIRLSLTALHLKQWEFDNYNGKKDSFFKTLTKHFIIGVDIIPSDNFWIGVGYNVKRGADMKIENGNKFGGFSAGAGLKVKAFNFAVSMGKYNISATSLMFSVSTSFAEMNL